The following coding sequences lie in one Metallumcola ferriviriculae genomic window:
- a CDS encoding REP-associated tyrosine transposase, with translation MGRKPRIDYEGAIYHVIQRGNNREYIFESDRHKGYFLKLLEEMVTEHNFRILGYVLMGNHYHLLLQRTNNPLRCFMQQLNSRYARYFNKSMDRVGHVFQGRYKSLLIKDESYLLAVLRYIHQNPVKAGIYSLAEQYYWSSDIYYRRSLPGFINTDVILNAISPDRQEAAVVYKRLMQQHDDNNYEEGRVIGEADHIANRSGSKKMTLVESGQVNPSDQVNSPENVQIKALIDPQENNRVQIPENDQPKGQGDTHLTSRIKITEGTEKIKKRGTKGEPQDWPPLDEILLQNCCTSQEFHQLKSGRRLRDLTPAKIAYIKDAKRYGYSPEQIGANITMSRTAVLNLLQRSR, from the coding sequence GTGGGCAGAAAACCGCGGATTGACTATGAGGGAGCCATTTACCATGTTATTCAGCGAGGGAACAACCGGGAGTATATTTTTGAATCGGACCGTCATAAAGGTTATTTTCTTAAACTCCTAGAGGAGATGGTAACCGAACATAATTTCAGGATTTTGGGTTACGTGCTGATGGGTAACCACTATCATCTACTGCTGCAGCGCACCAACAATCCTTTAAGATGTTTCATGCAGCAGCTCAACAGCCGCTATGCTCGGTATTTCAATAAGAGCATGGATAGAGTGGGGCACGTGTTTCAAGGGAGGTATAAGTCGCTGCTGATTAAGGACGAAAGCTACTTGTTGGCGGTGTTACGGTACATTCACCAAAACCCGGTAAAAGCCGGAATATACTCTCTCGCTGAGCAGTATTATTGGAGCAGCGATATATATTACAGGCGTTCTCTCCCAGGTTTTATCAATACCGATGTAATACTAAATGCCATATCTCCTGATCGTCAGGAAGCCGCTGTCGTGTACAAGCGTTTAATGCAGCAGCATGACGATAATAACTATGAAGAAGGAAGAGTTATCGGTGAAGCAGACCACATTGCAAATAGATCGGGAAGCAAGAAAATGACCCTTGTAGAAAGTGGCCAAGTAAATCCTTCGGACCAGGTAAATTCTCCGGAAAACGTCCAAATCAAAGCCCTAATAGATCCCCAAGAAAATAATCGAGTACAAATTCCGGAAAACGATCAGCCCAAAGGGCAGGGAGACACCCATCTAACCAGCAGAATAAAGATAACGGAAGGCACAGAGAAAATAAAAAAACGTGGGACAAAAGGAGAACCGCAGGACTGGCCCCCATTGGACGAAATCCTTCTCCAAAATTGCTGTACCAGCCAAGAGTTTCACCAACTTAAGTCCGGAAGAAGACTGCGTGATTTAACCCCGGCCAAAATTGCCTA
- a CDS encoding transposase — MYSVKFKQLSLSDIYDGCLDFVDKDKPRFLALLEEHIQLSEYISLSFYQAFYKHFGRKRKFKLESFLYALIIQRIFSIPTDALLIIFLNFSKEIREFCGFSKVPDASKFTRFKQDFSKHLQTLFDNLVDQTEPICEQINSELASYLVFDTSGVEAYVTENNPKFINRLIKQLKSQYKGNSSVDPYKMAYGIMPSCASSNPNVKQLYINGHFCYVYKFGMLTNGLGIVRNISFFDEDFINAHPEIPIEKKSDSPDEDKSLSDSKALKPVLRDFFKTHTHFKPSTFIGDAAFDTNDSYNFLLKDCHFLKTVIPLNERGSKNLPEPGFNESGQPLCPLDSSLPMKYEGKAPLRSGVVRDKWVCPKMKWKGSKRITLCEHPCSDSPSGRMFYTYPEKDLRLYPGIIRDTPEWIDIYKNRCVIEQTIQHFKSNFGVANRKTTNALTIKADLLLAGITQLLTVILADKLHKHELIRSLKPLLA; from the coding sequence ATCTATTCTGTGAAATTTAAACAATTATCCCTATCTGATATTTATGACGGTTGTCTTGATTTCGTTGATAAGGATAAACCTCGGTTTCTAGCGCTTCTTGAAGAGCATATTCAACTTTCAGAGTATATTTCGCTGAGTTTCTATCAGGCTTTTTACAAGCACTTTGGTCGCAAACGAAAATTTAAGCTTGAGTCTTTTCTTTATGCACTCATCATTCAGAGAATCTTTTCTATTCCTACAGATGCGCTTCTGATTATTTTTTTGAATTTTTCCAAGGAAATCCGTGAATTCTGTGGTTTTTCTAAAGTACCTGATGCATCAAAATTTACACGATTTAAGCAAGATTTTTCTAAACATCTTCAAACACTTTTTGATAACCTTGTTGATCAAACTGAACCTATTTGTGAGCAAATTAACTCAGAACTTGCTTCATATCTCGTCTTTGATACCTCTGGCGTTGAAGCTTACGTTACTGAGAATAATCCTAAGTTTATCAATCGCTTAATCAAGCAGCTTAAGTCTCAATACAAAGGCAACTCTTCTGTTGACCCATACAAAATGGCATACGGCATTATGCCTTCCTGCGCATCATCAAATCCAAATGTCAAACAGCTTTACATCAATGGCCATTTTTGCTATGTCTATAAATTTGGTATGCTCACAAATGGCCTTGGTATAGTCAGAAATATTTCCTTTTTTGATGAAGACTTTATAAATGCACACCCTGAAATCCCAATAGAGAAAAAGTCTGATTCCCCTGATGAAGATAAATCCTTATCCGATTCTAAAGCACTTAAACCTGTTCTGCGCGACTTTTTTAAAACACATACTCATTTTAAACCCAGCACGTTTATTGGCGATGCTGCTTTTGATACAAACGATTCCTATAACTTTTTATTGAAGGATTGTCACTTTTTAAAAACAGTCATTCCTCTGAACGAACGAGGTTCTAAGAACCTCCCTGAACCCGGGTTCAACGAATCTGGACAACCTCTGTGTCCGTTAGATTCTTCTTTACCCATGAAATATGAAGGTAAAGCGCCCTTAAGGAGTGGCGTTGTTAGAGATAAATGGGTTTGCCCAAAAATGAAGTGGAAAGGTTCTAAACGCATTACTTTATGTGAACATCCTTGCTCCGACTCTCCTTCTGGTAGAATGTTTTATACCTATCCTGAAAAAGACTTAAGACTTTATCCTGGCATTATTAGAGACACCCCTGAATGGATTGATATCTACAAAAATCGTTGCGTTATTGAGCAAACCATTCAACACTTTAAATCCAATTTTGGCGTCGCCAACAGAAAAACTACAAATGCTTTAACCATTAAGGCTGACTTACTCCTTGCAGGAATTACTCAACTGCTTACCGTTATTCTTGCAGACAAACTCCATAAACACGAACTCATCAGAAGCCTTAAACCTCTTTTGGCTTAG
- a CDS encoding helix-turn-helix domain-containing protein: MEIGKRIKSLRKEKKLSLKQLSERTGISISFLSDIENERSTPSLERTKDIAQALNTTVSYLLGEGRGPENSSKLPEQTAGEEIRYLLGKPELKLVLEELKHFEDWDETDRAELFYYLKAKRLIRTKKK, from the coding sequence TTGGAAATTGGTAAACGTATAAAAAGTTTAAGGAAAGAGAAGAAACTGTCTTTAAAACAGCTGTCTGAAAGAACAGGCATATCCATCTCCTTTTTAAGCGATATCGAAAACGAGCGCAGCACGCCATCGCTTGAAAGAACTAAGGATATTGCCCAGGCGCTCAATACTACTGTCAGCTACCTGCTGGGTGAAGGCAGGGGTCCAGAAAATTCATCCAAGTTGCCGGAACAGACAGCAGGCGAAGAAATCCGTTACCTGTTGGGTAAACCGGAGTTAAAACTAGTTCTAGAAGAACTAAAACACTTTGAGGATTGGGACGAAACTGACCGGGCAGAGCTATTCTACTATCTGAAGGCAAAGCGTCTTATTAGAACAAAAAAGAAATAA
- a CDS encoding helix-turn-helix domain-containing protein, translating into MEIGKKVRKERLKSNLKQYQLAKKANISNTYLSDIETGRTIPSLKTLKKLAEVLAVDCSIFLE; encoded by the coding sequence TTGGAAATTGGCAAAAAAGTGCGCAAAGAACGCTTAAAGAGCAACCTAAAGCAGTATCAGCTCGCTAAAAAAGCCAACATTTCAAACACCTACCTGTCAGATATTGAAACGGGAAGAACTATTCCTTCACTAAAAACATTAAAGAAATTGGCCGAGGTCTTGGCTGTTGATTGCAGTATTTTTTTAGAGTAA
- a CDS encoding gamma-glutamyl-gamma-aminobutyrate hydrolase family protein has translation MFPVIGINCAYLQDEESAHKDKLHLYRPYVQAVEKSGGLPILLPVVSNKDLVTSYMDLIDGLLMTGGGGLHPKFDHVEPLPGLEEQNPIRHQFDTMLVEQALNRDLPVLGICRGHQSINEVAGGTTRLSIRDTAQIDHSQTVPREECTHEIRVVQGTALYELLGKETISVNSLHRQVVDQLAPGFRASAWSEDYLLEAFESSIHTFVMGVQFHPENLMEINPFWKIYRALIKAARNGIEKYIK, from the coding sequence ATGTTTCCGGTAATTGGTATAAACTGTGCATACCTTCAGGATGAGGAATCAGCACACAAAGATAAGCTCCATCTCTACCGTCCCTATGTCCAGGCGGTGGAAAAATCCGGTGGGCTTCCCATCTTACTCCCCGTTGTAAGCAATAAGGATTTGGTTACCAGCTACATGGACTTGATAGACGGTCTGCTGATGACAGGCGGGGGCGGGCTCCATCCAAAGTTTGACCATGTGGAACCCCTGCCGGGCTTGGAAGAACAAAATCCCATCCGGCACCAATTTGATACCATGCTGGTAGAACAAGCACTAAACAGGGACCTGCCCGTCTTGGGAATATGCCGAGGGCACCAGTCTATTAACGAAGTCGCCGGCGGCACCACCAGGCTGAGCATCAGGGATACGGCTCAGATTGATCACAGCCAAACGGTGCCCAGAGAAGAATGCACACATGAAATCAGAGTCGTTCAAGGCACCGCTTTATATGAACTGCTGGGTAAAGAAACTATCAGTGTCAACAGTTTACACAGACAGGTGGTGGACCAGCTTGCCCCGGGCTTCAGAGCCAGCGCCTGGTCCGAAGACTACCTGTTGGAAGCCTTTGAAAGCTCTATTCATACATTTGTCATGGGAGTACAATTTCACCCCGAGAACCTAATGGAAATAAACCCCTTTTGGAAAATTTACCGGGCTCTAATCAAGGCTGCCCGCAATGGAATAGAAAAGTACATTAAATAA
- a CDS encoding DUF4387 domain-containing protein — translation MVKKLSDLAKTIRSKNAGTDKVTFDIIFREKENYELVKSSQVLTEETVARLFNIPIDMISDFVHFDPAYAIKFTIYRPTPSGGPGERDIFGCQQYPPLLDIEVPVE, via the coding sequence ATGGTTAAAAAACTCTCTGATTTGGCAAAAACTATCAGAAGCAAAAACGCAGGTACAGATAAAGTCACTTTTGATATTATTTTTCGGGAAAAAGAAAACTACGAACTGGTTAAATCTAGTCAGGTGCTGACTGAAGAAACTGTCGCTCGGTTATTTAATATCCCCATCGACATGATATCTGACTTCGTGCACTTTGACCCGGCTTATGCGATTAAGTTCACCATTTACCGGCCTACTCCCAGCGGGGGTCCCGGTGAAAGGGATATCTTCGGCTGCCAGCAGTACCCTCCCTTGTTAGACATTGAGGTTCCTGTAGAATAG
- a CDS encoding acyclic terpene utilization AtuA family protein has translation MSNNKQELRIICPNGHLGFAPTKEESFYIGAATKPDYYCCDSGSDDIGPGPLGADTCASNIEWQKHDLELMLVAAREQGVPMIIGSAGDTGSNSKVDMYVQIIKDLARKHNMPKFKLAYFYSEVSQEYLKDKMKQGIAIEGLDGREDLTTEQLEETDRIVAVAGVHPYIQALQMGADVIIGGRSSDCAIFAAPALLNDFSESLSYYLGKVLECASFCAEPYGAKESVIGTITRDDVKVTAMHPDQRCTVASVAGHAMYERSNPFFEYVAGGMLDMTRCSYEQFDDKTCRITGPEFTPVQDKVKVKLEGSGKVGEKYIGIAGIRDPYTIKNIDQVVEWSRQQVREKYGDSGYGLYFRIYGKNGVMGDLEPVKEIKSHELGVVVEGVAPTKEMAEEITLTGTRQLFYARLPEVKGTAGTAAFVMDEVLPAGGAHVWTMNHVVQVDDPMELFPVKMIEIG, from the coding sequence ATGTCGAACAACAAGCAAGAACTAAGAATTATTTGCCCCAACGGGCACCTAGGTTTTGCACCTACCAAAGAAGAAAGTTTTTATATCGGTGCCGCCACTAAACCAGATTATTACTGCTGCGATTCCGGCAGTGATGATATCGGTCCCGGACCCCTGGGTGCTGATACCTGTGCTAGCAATATTGAGTGGCAGAAGCACGACTTGGAATTAATGCTGGTGGCTGCCCGGGAGCAGGGAGTGCCCATGATTATTGGTTCTGCAGGGGACACCGGCTCAAACAGCAAAGTAGATATGTACGTGCAGATTATTAAGGACCTGGCCCGAAAACATAACATGCCCAAATTCAAACTGGCCTATTTCTACTCCGAGGTGAGCCAAGAGTACTTGAAGGACAAAATGAAGCAGGGTATTGCCATTGAAGGGTTGGATGGCAGGGAAGATCTGACAACGGAACAGCTGGAGGAAACAGATAGAATAGTGGCGGTGGCAGGGGTTCACCCCTATATCCAGGCACTGCAGATGGGAGCAGATGTAATTATCGGTGGTAGATCCAGTGACTGTGCCATCTTTGCAGCACCGGCTTTATTAAACGATTTTTCGGAAAGCCTGTCCTACTATCTGGGCAAGGTACTGGAATGTGCTTCCTTCTGCGCCGAGCCTTACGGTGCTAAAGAGAGCGTTATCGGCACCATAACCAGGGATGACGTCAAGGTTACCGCCATGCATCCTGACCAGCGGTGCACCGTCGCTTCTGTCGCCGGGCATGCAATGTATGAACGGTCCAATCCATTTTTCGAATACGTAGCCGGCGGTATGCTAGACATGACACGCTGCAGTTATGAGCAGTTTGATGATAAGACCTGCCGCATCACCGGCCCCGAGTTTACCCCAGTGCAAGATAAGGTAAAAGTTAAGCTGGAAGGATCCGGTAAGGTGGGGGAAAAATATATCGGCATCGCCGGCATTAGGGATCCCTATACCATTAAGAACATAGACCAAGTGGTAGAATGGTCCCGTCAGCAGGTAAGGGAAAAGTACGGCGATTCAGGATATGGACTTTATTTTAGGATTTACGGCAAAAACGGGGTGATGGGAGATTTGGAACCTGTCAAGGAAATCAAATCTCACGAGCTGGGCGTAGTAGTAGAGGGGGTTGCCCCCACCAAGGAGATGGCGGAGGAAATCACCTTGACCGGTACCCGGCAGCTGTTTTATGCCAGGCTGCCCGAGGTTAAAGGCACAGCAGGCACCGCCGCTTTTGTGATGGATGAAGTGCTTCCTGCGGGCGGCGCCCATGTCTGGACCATGAATCATGTGGTTCAGGTGGATGACCCCATGGAATTGTTTCCAGTAAAAATGATTGAAATCGGCTAA
- a CDS encoding ABC transporter ATP-binding protein — MAIVERAAAHNPLLQVENARKHFITKRTLLEKTLVKANDVVVKAVDGVDLEIYPGEIVGLVGESGCGKSTLGRMILRLLEPTSGSVKFDGKDITEISAKGMKKFRSEAQIIFQNPYASLNPRKMVRDIVGVPLRNLGMQEPIRREEEILRLLERVGLKPRHINSYPHQFSGGQRQRIGIARALAVKPKFIVADEPVSALDVSVQAQIINLLEELQEEYNLTYLFIAHDLSVIHYISHRVVVMYLGKVVESAETDELFKNPAHPYTTALLSAIPFVDKSERRERILLEGTVPSPINPPNGCRFHPRCYRKKGRICEEEEPQLKDLGNGHKAACHLL, encoded by the coding sequence ATGGCAATTGTAGAAAGGGCGGCGGCCCATAATCCGCTCCTGCAAGTGGAAAATGCGAGAAAGCATTTCATTACCAAAAGAACGCTGCTGGAAAAGACATTAGTCAAAGCCAATGACGTGGTAGTAAAGGCTGTCGACGGGGTGGATTTAGAAATATACCCCGGCGAAATTGTCGGGCTGGTGGGGGAAAGCGGCTGCGGCAAATCAACCCTCGGTCGGATGATACTGCGTCTGTTGGAACCCACCTCAGGCAGTGTTAAATTTGACGGCAAAGATATTACGGAGATTTCCGCCAAGGGAATGAAAAAGTTTCGCAGCGAGGCCCAGATTATCTTTCAAAATCCATATGCATCGCTAAACCCAAGAAAAATGGTACGGGATATAGTGGGGGTGCCTTTAAGAAATTTGGGTATGCAGGAGCCCATCCGACGGGAAGAAGAAATTCTTAGGTTATTGGAACGGGTTGGGTTAAAGCCGAGACATATTAATTCCTATCCGCACCAGTTCAGCGGCGGTCAAAGGCAGCGTATCGGTATTGCCCGGGCCCTGGCCGTGAAGCCTAAGTTTATTGTTGCCGACGAACCGGTTTCTGCTTTGGATGTTTCAGTCCAGGCCCAGATTATCAACTTATTGGAGGAGCTCCAGGAGGAATATAATCTGACATATCTATTTATTGCCCATGATTTAAGTGTGATTCATTATATAAGTCACCGGGTGGTGGTAATGTATCTGGGCAAAGTAGTTGAAAGTGCGGAAACCGACGAACTGTTTAAAAACCCCGCCCACCCTTATACCACAGCCCTGTTGTCTGCCATACCTTTTGTAGACAAGAGTGAACGACGGGAGCGAATTCTCTTGGAAGGAACAGTACCCAGCCCCATTAATCCACCAAACGGCTGTCGCTTTCATCCACGCTGTTACAGGAAAAAGGGACGCATCTGTGAGGAAGAAGAACCGCAGTTGAAGGACTTGGGTAACGGGCACAAGGCAGCCTGTCATTTGCTTTAA
- a CDS encoding ABC transporter ATP-binding protein → MLEIKNLSMAFETDKGLVKAVNNISLSLSNSEILGIVGESGCGKSATLLNILRLVQYPGRIMSGEVMFQGEDLLKKSRKEMRDIRGKDIAMIFQDPMTTLNPVFKVGEQIREAMRIHGIFSNVKGGLLGRKKTLAEKDKAMDLMREVGIPSPERRYYNYAHEFSGGMQQRALIAIGLSCEPKLLLADEPTTALDVTIQAQILALMKKINEERGTGIILVTHDLGVAAEFCHRIAVMYAGKIVEIGKTERIMSSPSHPYTRGLLRSIPKISGRREKIRPIPGSVPDLLNIDDSCAFHSRCDQGSERCQQQDIPMIEVEEGHSARCLLYSGEEV, encoded by the coding sequence ATGTTGGAAATAAAAAATCTGTCCATGGCCTTTGAAACGGACAAAGGTTTAGTAAAGGCCGTCAACAACATAAGCTTGAGTCTAAGTAACAGTGAAATATTGGGAATTGTCGGTGAATCCGGCTGCGGTAAAAGTGCCACGCTGCTGAATATTCTTCGCCTGGTCCAGTATCCGGGGAGGATAATGTCAGGAGAAGTAATGTTTCAAGGTGAGGACCTGCTGAAAAAAAGCCGCAAGGAAATGCGTGATATCCGCGGCAAGGACATTGCCATGATTTTTCAGGACCCCATGACCACGTTAAACCCGGTCTTTAAGGTAGGCGAACAAATCCGAGAAGCCATGAGAATCCACGGCATCTTCAGCAACGTAAAAGGCGGTCTGCTGGGTAGGAAAAAGACCCTGGCCGAAAAGGATAAAGCCATGGATCTGATGCGGGAAGTGGGCATTCCTTCGCCGGAACGGCGCTATTATAATTATGCTCATGAATTCAGCGGCGGTATGCAGCAGCGTGCCTTGATTGCCATCGGCTTATCCTGTGAACCTAAACTGCTGCTGGCGGATGAACCTACCACTGCATTGGATGTTACAATTCAGGCACAGATTCTGGCCTTGATGAAGAAAATTAATGAAGAACGGGGTACCGGAATTATTCTGGTCACCCACGACTTAGGGGTAGCAGCGGAATTTTGCCATCGGATAGCTGTCATGTATGCCGGTAAGATTGTGGAAATAGGTAAAACAGAGAGGATTATGTCAAGTCCCAGCCACCCTTATACCCGGGGCTTACTCCGCTCCATTCCCAAAATAAGCGGTCGAAGGGAAAAAATCAGGCCAATACCGGGAAGTGTACCGGACCTTTTAAATATTGATGACAGCTGCGCCTTTCATTCCAGGTGCGATCAGGGGTCCGAACGGTGTCAGCAGCAAGACATTCCCATGATCGAGGTCGAAGAAGGACATTCAGCCCGATGCCTGTTATATAGCGGTGAGGAGGTGTAA
- a CDS encoding ABC transporter permease, whose amino-acid sequence MIPKTVQQKEGLADEAYSHPRWYLFTIKLKTSTQGLLNFIKKLKKHPSAMTGLVIILIFIGLALLAPQIVPHDPFSGKLADRLAAPSWLEGGKAEFFLGTDQQGRDLLSRIIYGARISLWVGFICVIISTTVGTLLGIVAGYFRGRFDTVLSRIADLLLAFPFLIFAVGVMAFLGPGLINLILALTFKGWVEFFRLVRGEMLSEKTKEYVEAARANGQSSLRVMFSEVLPNIIHTVVVLATLRMGFFIIMEASLSFLGLGIQPPQPAWGFMVSDGRDFMMNGWWLSTFPGLAILSLILSINLFGEGLRDILDPRLKIN is encoded by the coding sequence ATGATACCTAAGACGGTGCAACAAAAGGAAGGGTTGGCAGATGAGGCTTACAGCCATCCCAGGTGGTACCTATTTACGATAAAGCTAAAAACATCCACCCAGGGCCTGTTGAACTTTATAAAGAAACTAAAAAAACACCCCTCCGCCATGACTGGGCTGGTCATCATTCTCATATTTATCGGACTTGCTCTCTTGGCACCCCAGATTGTGCCCCATGACCCCTTTAGCGGTAAATTGGCAGACCGCTTGGCTGCTCCCAGCTGGTTGGAAGGCGGGAAGGCGGAATTTTTCTTAGGCACCGACCAACAGGGACGAGATTTGTTGTCCAGAATCATTTATGGGGCCCGGATATCCCTCTGGGTTGGTTTTATCTGCGTCATAATTTCCACCACTGTGGGTACGCTGCTGGGGATTGTGGCTGGGTACTTTCGGGGTCGGTTTGATACGGTTCTTTCTCGGATTGCAGACCTTTTACTGGCTTTTCCCTTTCTCATATTTGCCGTAGGGGTAATGGCCTTTTTGGGGCCAGGCCTGATTAACTTAATATTGGCTTTGACCTTTAAGGGATGGGTTGAATTTTTCCGCTTAGTGCGGGGAGAAATGCTTTCAGAAAAGACCAAGGAATACGTGGAAGCCGCCCGGGCTAACGGCCAAAGCAGCCTACGCGTCATGTTCTCTGAAGTGCTGCCCAACATCATTCATACAGTTGTGGTATTGGCCACTCTGAGGATGGGTTTCTTCATAATCATGGAAGCTTCGCTAAGTTTCTTGGGACTGGGCATCCAGCCGCCTCAGCCGGCCTGGGGGTTTATGGTTAGTGACGGGCGTGACTTTATGATGAACGGCTGGTGGCTGTCTACATTCCCCGGTCTGGCTATCCTAAGTTTGATACTGAGCATTAATCTGTTCGGCGAAGGTTTAAGAGACATATTGGATCCGAGGCTGAAAATCAATTGA
- a CDS encoding ABC transporter permease — MKSIKILERLLIAVPIMLAVAVLVFLFMRMTPGDPIDLMMGSGGNVSEAEVTALTKEFNLDKPLHVQLGIFLKDIATGDFGESFTQREPVTGIIKKALPATVELAFGAAFFALIFAIPIGVYSAVKQNSVMDRASMAFSFLGISMPAFWFAIILIIVFGVKLQWLPITGRLDYGVQLEHITGFYLVDSIVTGNWAAFKNAASHLILPSVALGMQLLSILARVSRSSMLEVLRQDYVMLARAKGLREFTVIVKHAMRNALIPTVTVLGIQVGVLLGGNMIVETVFGWPGLGRLAVDAIFNRDFPLIQAVVMFYALTFIVANLVVDVLYTYINPKISL, encoded by the coding sequence GTGAAATCCATCAAAATTTTGGAAAGGCTCCTTATAGCAGTACCCATAATGTTGGCGGTGGCTGTGCTAGTTTTTCTCTTTATGCGTATGACCCCGGGAGATCCCATTGACTTAATGATGGGCAGCGGAGGAAATGTATCAGAAGCGGAAGTGACCGCATTAACGAAAGAGTTCAACCTGGATAAGCCTCTTCATGTGCAGCTGGGCATCTTTTTAAAAGATATCGCCACCGGTGATTTTGGGGAATCCTTTACTCAGCGGGAGCCTGTGACCGGCATCATAAAAAAAGCCCTGCCCGCCACCGTGGAACTAGCATTTGGCGCAGCATTTTTCGCCTTGATCTTTGCTATCCCCATTGGTGTTTATTCTGCGGTAAAGCAAAATTCCGTCATGGATAGGGCCAGCATGGCATTTTCCTTTTTGGGTATTTCTATGCCGGCCTTCTGGTTTGCAATTATTTTAATTATTGTTTTTGGGGTGAAGCTTCAGTGGCTCCCCATTACCGGCAGGCTGGACTACGGTGTGCAGCTGGAGCATATTACCGGATTTTACCTGGTGGACAGTATCGTCACGGGGAATTGGGCAGCCTTTAAGAATGCGGCTTCCCATTTGATACTTCCTTCAGTGGCACTGGGAATGCAGCTTTTATCCATACTGGCCCGAGTTTCCCGTTCCAGCATGTTGGAAGTATTGCGTCAAGACTACGTAATGCTTGCCCGAGCCAAGGGCTTGAGGGAATTTACCGTAATAGTCAAGCATGCCATGCGTAATGCCCTTATTCCCACTGTGACCGTATTGGGGATACAGGTGGGAGTGCTATTGGGCGGCAACATGATTGTGGAAACGGTTTTCGGCTGGCCCGGTTTAGGCAGGTTGGCAGTTGACGCAATCTTTAATAGAGATTTCCCGTTAATACAAGCAGTGGTGATGTTCTACGCCTTGACCTTTATCGTGGCAAATCTGGTAGTAGACGTCTTATACACCTATATCAATCCTAAGATATCATTATAA
- a CDS encoding GntR family transcriptional regulator, with translation MSIQINGAEPLYKQLKTMIEEAIANGKLMPHEKLPSERELCEKYSLSRTTVRQSISEAVNEGLLYRIHGKGTFVAKPKIDQELEKITGFKETLLLRGLNPSIKVLEMQRTAADLTLASVLKKEVGDEVLYLRLLGLADEEPMILYSIYLPAMLDKREVEQLISTADKGELFSMFIKYHQKVGLTPGSAHQSFEAVVADEETSSLLKISQGDPLLRLTSIGYSREKQPIEYRTAHYRGDKYRFSMKRKYYSY, from the coding sequence ATGAGCATACAGATAAACGGTGCAGAACCATTATATAAACAGTTAAAAACCATGATAGAGGAAGCTATAGCTAATGGGAAATTAATGCCTCATGAAAAGCTCCCTTCTGAACGAGAATTATGTGAAAAATACAGTTTAAGCCGTACAACGGTGCGGCAGAGTATCAGCGAAGCTGTCAACGAAGGTCTTTTATATCGAATTCATGGCAAGGGAACATTTGTGGCCAAACCTAAAATTGACCAAGAGCTGGAAAAGATCACCGGTTTTAAGGAAACACTGCTTCTCCGGGGACTAAATCCTTCCATTAAAGTATTGGAGATGCAGCGGACGGCGGCTGATTTGACTCTAGCCAGTGTCTTGAAGAAAGAAGTGGGGGATGAAGTGCTTTATCTGAGATTATTGGGGTTGGCCGATGAGGAACCCATGATTCTTTATAGCATTTATCTTCCGGCCATGCTGGATAAAAGGGAAGTGGAACAGCTGATAAGTACCGCAGATAAGGGTGAATTATTTTCCATGTTTATTAAGTACCATCAGAAAGTAGGTCTCACGCCCGGCTCTGCCCACCAGTCTTTTGAAGCGGTGGTGGCCGATGAAGAGACTAGTTCTTTATTAAAAATTAGCCAGGGAGACCCGCTGCTTAGGCTCACTTCCATCGGTTACTCTCGGGAAAAGCAGCCCATAGAATACCGTACTGCACACTATCGGGGAGATAAATACAGATTTAGTATGAAGCGTAAGTACTACAGCTATTAG